Proteins encoded together in one Cydia pomonella isolate Wapato2018A chromosome 10, ilCydPomo1, whole genome shotgun sequence window:
- the LOC133521870 gene encoding developmentally-regulated GTP-binding protein 2 isoform X1 encodes MGILEKISEIEKEIARTQKNKATEYHLGLLKAKLAKYRSQLLEPSKKGGDKGEGFDVLKSGDARVALIGFPSVGKSTLLSTLTHTHSEAASYEFTTLTCIPGVIEYRGANIQLLDLPGIIEGAAQGKGRGRQVIAVARTADLVLMMLDATKPYVHRQLLEKELESVGIRLNKSKPNIYFKQKKGGGLSFNSTCQLTKVDEKMVQMILHEYKIFNAEVLFREDCTADDLIDVILANRVYLPCIYVYNKIDQISIQEVDRIAREPNSVVVSCNMKLNLDYLLETLWEYLALIRVYTKKPGQPPDFDDGLILRKGVTIEHVCHSIHRTLAAQLKYALVWGTSTKYSPQRVGIAHTVNDEDVVQLIKK; translated from the exons ATGGGTATTTTGGAGAAGATATCTGAGATTGAGAAGGAAATAGCAAGAACCCAGAAGAATAAAG CCACGGAATACCACTTGGGTCTGCTGAAGGCGAAGCTCGCGAAGTACCGGTCGCAGCTGCTCGAGCCTTCCAAGAAGGGCGGCGACAAGGGCGAGGGCTTCGATGTGCTCAAGTCGGGCGACGCGAGGGTGGCGCTCATTGGCTTCCCTTCTGTAGGCAAG TCCACATTGCTGTCAACACTGACCCACACACACTCAGAAGCCGCCAGCTACGAGTTCACAACACTGACATGCATCCCTGGTGTGATCGAGTACCGCGGGGCCAACATACAGCTCCTCGATCTGCCGGGTATCATTGAGGGTGCTGCCCAGGGCAAGGGTAGAGGAAGACAG GTGATAGCGGTGGCTCGCACAGCCGACCTGGTGCTCATGATGTTGGATGCCACGAAGCCCTACGTGCACCGCCAGCTGCTCGAGAAGGAACTCGAGAGTGTCGGCATCAGGCTCAATAAGAGCAAACCTAATATTTACTTTAAG caaaagaAAGGCGGCGGTCTCTCCTTCAACTCGACGTGTCAGCTCACTAAAGTGGACGAGAAAATGGTGCAAATGATCCTACACGAATACAAGATATTCAATGCCGAG GTACTATTCCGAGAAGACTGCACGGCGGACGACCTGATTGATGTGATCCTGGCCAACAGGGTGTACCTTCCCTGCATCTACGTGTACAACAAGATCGATCAGATCTCCATACAGGAGGTGGACAGGATCGCTCGGGAACCTAACTCTGTTGTCGTCAG TTGCAACATGAAGCTGAACCTGGACTACCTCCTGGAGACGCTTTGGGAGTACCTGGCGCTCATCCGCGTCTACACTAAGAAGCCCGGCCAGCCGCCAGACTTTGATGATGGACTGATCCTTAGGAAG GGCGTAACCATCGAGCACGTATGCCACTCGATCCACCGCACGCTGGCCGCGCAGCTGAAGTACGCGCTGGTGTGGGGCACCAGCACCAAGTACTCGCCGCAGCGCGTCGGCATCGCGCACACCGTCAACGACGAGGACGTCGTGCAGCTCATTAAGAAGTAG
- the LOC133521869 gene encoding uncharacterized protein LOC133521869 — MIVPCKLLNVMLNFIICAYSFYCILFNMVPVSTLKTTKSLYDMADDYEDDKNSAIAISEKDKDNFYDDFYLEKDIEYKHESSMDIIFYGPPESFMRLDAETILHILSNIRLKHLIPVNKVLQAWDIITDGRTAAYLHGREFLAFGPLLNFVPEEDLYYANMGDRNVRSYFARFSQELHFRKFGILVAAYRRYFGNTWYLNATSVNELGYMICGFPPNELRKITPVIMKDLKSSVLGKLRKCNDKQVQTLYELAIRPEVFGEPYRWTSHEVSRMGSLLKCIPADQLSSIQLEAMPAITEEVIKQFSQQKLTQFTKQQIMKMQPLTRRIYILRVQLLSSFDVNELSKHAAAYNIESFVLLIVCFLYIILIKTCVF; from the exons ATGATTGTACCTTGTAAACTATTAAACgttatgttaaattttattatttgtgctTATTCTTTCTACTGTATCTTGTTCAATATGGTTCCAGTATCGACTTTGAAAACCACAAAATCGCTATACGATATGGCCGATGATTATGAGGACGACAAAAATTCTGCAATCGCGATCTCTGAGAAAG ATAAAGACAATTTCTACGATGATTTTTATCTCGAAAAAGATATAGAATATAAACATGAATCATCTATGGATATAATATTCTACGGACCCCCTGAATCATTCATGAGACTCGACGCAGAAACTATACTTCATATTCTCTCTAACATAAGACTGAAGCATTTAATTCCAGTTAATAAAGTCCTCCAAGCTTGGGATATTATTACCG ATGGAAGAACGGCTGCTTATTTACATGGAAGAGAGTTCTTAGCTTTTGGACCGTTATTGAACTTTGTCCCGGAAGAAGATTTATACTATGCCAATATGGGAGACCGGAACGTCCGTTCGTATTTCGCTCGTTTCAGCCAAGAGTTACACTTTCGGAAG TTTGGTATATTAGTAGCAGCTTATAGGCGTTATTTCGGAAATACCTGGTACTTAAATGCAACCTCTGTAAACGAACTAGGCTACATGATATGCGGGTTTCCACCAAATGAACTCAGAAAGATTACCCCAGTGATTATGAAAGATCttaaaagttccgttctggggAAATTGAGGAAATGTAATGACAAACAAGTTCAG ACTCTATATGAATTAGCCATACGACCCGAAGTCTTTGGTGAGCCATACAGATGGACGTCACATGAAGTAAGCCGAATGGGATCATTACTTAAAT GTATTCCAGCGGATCAACTAAGTTCTATACAATTAGAAGCCATGCCGGCAATAACAGAAGAAGTTATCAAGCAATTTAGTCAGCAAAAATTAACACAATTCACAAAACAGCAAATAATGAAAATGCAACCATTAACACGAAGAATTTATATATTAAGAGTACAGTTATTATCTAGTTTTGATGTTAACGAACTATCAAAACACGCTGCTGCTTATAATATTGaatcttttgttttattaattgtatgctttctttacattatattaataaaaacatgtgtattctaa
- the LOC133521872 gene encoding probable RNA-binding protein 46 — protein MPPVKHYSCSEVNQHELSSRLLSLTENNTSYTLTQINGQRIYRKAPHAWSGPEPSRNCEVFIGRIPHDCFEDTLVPLFRQAGELFEFRLMINFSGWNRGYAFAMYTTDAEASNAIRMFNNYMIRPSWQLGVCPSINNCRIFISRIPPTLSSAEIVRLLYELTDEVVEVRVRRSVASSAAIVEYKSHRGAAMARKALVAAAAAAWGSGARPAVDWSLPQSPQLLKQYREVGRWTPERGVELTRVPESGAYSPPIAPSYTLEPWSQARRLRMIHEASRRHQAQDWNGRLEAGMESLAASMSGLGLGPGAARVWAPPAAPPPRDFNPWTAPHPLRHFLQPGEPQ, from the exons ATGCCACCTGTTAAGCATTATTCGTGTAGTGAAGTAAATCAACATGAATTATCTTCGAGATTATTATCTCTAACAGAAAATAACACATCTTATACACTGACGCAAATTAATGGGCAGAGGATCTACAGAAAAGCTCCTCACGCATGGTCTGGGCCGGAGCCGTCTAGGAATTGTGAG GTGTTCATCGGCCGCATCCCGCACGACTGCTTCGAGGACACGTTGGTGCCTCTGTTCCGGCAGGCCGGCGAGCTGTTCGAGTTCCGGCTCATGATCAACTTCTCCGGTTGGAACCGCGG GTACGCGTTCGCCATGTATACGACCGACGCGGAGGCGAGCAACGCCATACGGATGTTTAACAACTACATGATTAGGCCTTCTTGGCAACTCG GCGTGTGTCCGTCCATCAACAACTGCCGCATCTTCATTTCACGCATCCCGCCGACGCTGTCCTCGGCGGAGATCGTGCGGCTGCTGTACGAGCTCACGGATGAGGTGGTCGAG GTACGCGTGCGTCGTTCAGTAGCCTCTAGCGCCGCCATCGTGGAATACAAGTCGCACCGCGGAGCCGCCATGGCGCGCAAGGCGCTGGTggccgccgcggccgccgcgTGGGGCTCCGGCGCGCGCCCCGCCGTGGACTGGTCGCTGCCGCAGTCGCCGCAGCTGCTCAAGCAGTACCGGGAG GTTGGCCGCTGGACTCCCGAGCGCGGCGTGGAGCTGACGCGCGTGCCCGAGAGCGGCGCCTACTCGCCGCCCATCGCGCCGTCCTACACGCTGGAGCCGTGGTCGCAGGCGCGCCGCCTGCGCATGATCCACGAGGCGTCGCGCCGGCACCAGGCCCAGGA CTGGAACGGGCGCCTGGAGGCCGGCATGGAGTCGCTGGCGGCGTCCATGTCGGGGCTGGGGCTGGGGCCGGGCGCCGCGCGCGTGtgggcgccgcccgccgcgccgccgccgcgcgacTTCAACCCCTGGACGGCGCCGCACCCGCTGCGCCACTTCCTGCAGCCCGGCGAGCCGCAGTGA
- the LOC133521870 gene encoding developmentally-regulated GTP-binding protein 2 isoform X2 has product MGILEKISEIEKEIARTQKNKATEYHLGLLKAKLAKYRSQLLEPSKKGGDKGEGFDVLKSGDARVALIGFPSVGKSTLLSTLTHTHSEAASYEFTTLTCIPGVIEYRGANIQLLDLPGIIEGAAQGKGRGRQVIAVARTADLVLMMLDATKPYVHRQLLEKELESVGIRLNKSKPNIYFKQKKGGGLSFNSTCQLTKVDEKMVQMILHEYKIFNAEVLFREDCTADDLIDVILANRVYLPCIYVYNKIDQISIQEVDRIAREPNSVVVSCNMKLNLDYLLETLWEYLALIRVYTKKPGQPPDFDDGLILRKGVTIEHVCHSIHRTLAAQLKYALVWGTSTKYSPQRVGIAHTVNDEDVVQLIKK; this is encoded by the exons ATGGGTATTTTGGAGAAGATATCTGAGATTGAGAAGGAAATAGCAAGAACCCAGAAGAATAAAG CCACGGAATACCACTTGGGTCTGCTGAAGGCGAAGCTCGCGAAGTACCGGTCGCAGCTGCTCGAGCCTTCCAAGAAGGGCGGCGACAAGGGCGAGGGCTTCGATGTGCTCAAGTCGGGCGACGCGAGGGTGGCGCTCATTGGCTTCCCTTCTGTAGGCAAG TCCACATTGCTGTCAACACTGACCCACACACACTCAGAAGCCGCCAGCTACGAGTTCACAACACTGACATGCATCCCTGGTGTGATCGAGTACCGCGGGGCCAACATACAGCTCCTCGATCTGCCGGGTATCATTGAGGGTGCTGCCCAGGGCAAGGGTAGAGGAAGACAG GTGATAGCGGTGGCTCGCACAGCCGACCTGGTGCTCATGATGTTGGATGCCACGAAGCCCTACGTGCACCGCCAGCTGCTCGAGAAGGAACTCGAGAGTGTCGGCATCAGGCTCAATAAGAGCAAACCTAATATTTACTTTAAG caaaagaAAGGCGGCGGTCTCTCCTTCAACTCGACGTGTCAGCTCACTAAAGTGGACGAGAAAATGGTGCAAATGATCCTACACGAATACAAGATATTCAATGCCGAG GTACTATTCCGAGAAGACTGCACGGCGGACGACCTGATTGATGTGATCCTGGCCAACAGGGTGTACCTTCCCTGCATCTACGTGTACAACAAGATCGATCAGATCTCCATACAGGAGGTGGACAGGATCGCTCGGGAACCTAACTCTGTTGTCGTCAG TTGCAACATGAAGCTGAACCTGGACTACCTCCTGGAGACGCTTTGGGAGTACCTGGCGCTCATCCGCGTCTACACTAAGAAGCCCGGCCAGCCGCCAGACTTTGATGATGGACTGATCCTTAGGAAG GGCGTAACCATCGAGCACGTATGCCACTCGATCCACCGCACGCTGGCCGCGCAGCTGAAGTACGCGCTGGTGTGGGGCACCAGCACCAAGTACTCGCCGCAGCGCGTCGGCATCGCGCACACCGTCAACGACGAGGACGTCGTGCAGCTCATTAAGAA GTAA
- the LOC133521871 gene encoding uncharacterized protein LOC133521871: MAVCDKWVALKIVEFIFCVACLVYKRVSQDDEVRLSLLLQKYSREWSLLTSVTWDSVGGAFADAVYGGYVIITFGLLIARIFQEIPRGRRILEGFFLGFGMLFFLVLGGLELASLDEVPHKLYVNGAVLGSLSLIVAALFLIDLLAPRVYTATHHSQTDPVSSPKSDKKVTILSQPKNNGVSQPNGNGVISNGKQNGLITAEKPKDKSRPKDLDLTQTKIDKTDSPSLFDSPSPGYTKFDDNIEPHLEQSKFGSLRSGLEAGNYGRLSDPMTEHDKLHYERELAKFNERYFKDYLDNFAGTLQCKEGYLPELQSPKFAKVQTGRLRSLYDEVSPNYEKARQKSPTRAKTVPSPTMQQLEDYLKGSNKSSRRSETPALFPMEPIEERDREGVDLTDRASGTPTDPGYVQYTAGKWPDKREIRTPRHSPK; the protein is encoded by the exons ATGGCGGTGTGTGACAAGTGGGTCGCGCTCAAGATAGTGGAGTTT ATATTTTGCGTGGCGTGCCTGGTGTACAAGCGCGTGTCACAGGACGACGAGGTGCGGCTGTCGCTACTCCTTCAGAAGTATTCCAGGGAATGGTCGCTCCTCACCTCCGTGACCTGGGACTCGGTCGGCGGGGCCTTCGCCGATGCCGTTTATGGAG GTTACGTGATTATTACCTTTGGGTTGCTGATAGCGCGAATCTTTCAAGAGATTCCGAGAGGCAGGCGGATACTGGAGGGCTTCTTCCTTGGCTTTGGAATGCTATTTTTCCTCGTTTTAG GTGGTCTAGAGCTCGCATCTCTAGACGAAGTCCCCCACAAGCTGTACGTGAACGGCGCCGTCCTGGGCAGCCTGTCCCTCATCGTCGCCGCCCTCTTCCTCATCGACCTCTTGGCCCCGAGGGTGTACACCGCCACCCACCACTCGCAGACTGACCCCGTCTCCTCGCCCAAGTCAGACAAGAAGGTAACCATACTCTCACAGCCGAAGAACAATGGAGTATCACAGCCAAATGGTAACGGGGTCATAAGTAATGGGAAACAGAATGGTCTCATTACCGCAGAGAAACCAAAGGATAAGAGTAGACCGAAAGATCTAGATTTGACGCAAACTAAAATAGATAAAACCGACAGTCCTAGCTTGTTTGACTCACCCAGCCCCGGTTACACGAAGTTCGATGATAATATAGAACCGCATTTAGAACAGTCTAAATTCGGATCGCTACGTAGCGGTCTCGAGGCTGGAAACTATGGCCGCCTGTCAGACCCCATGACTGAGCATGACAAACTCCACTACGAGCGGGAGCTCGCGAAATTCAACGAGAGATACTTCAAGGATTATTTGGACAATTTCGCGGGAACGTTGCAATGTAAAGAGGGCTATCTTCCCGAGTTGCAATCGCCTAAATTCGCAAAAGTGCAAACTGGGCGATTAAGGAGCTTGTACGACGAAGTGTCGCCGAATTACGAGAAGGCTCGGCAAAAGTCCCCGACTAGAGCGAAGACCGTGCCTAGCCCTACCATGCAGCAGTTAGAAGACTACTTGAAAGGATCCAACAAGTCCTCGAGAAGGTCGGAAACTCCCGCCTTGTTCCCTATGGAGCCCATAGAAGAGCGAGACAGGGAGGGCGTAGATCTGACGGACCGTGCGTCGGGGACGCCCACAGATCCTGGCTACGTGCAGTACACGGCCGGCAAGTGGCCGGACAAGCGCGAGATCCGCACGCCCCGACACAGCCCCAAATAA